The sequence below is a genomic window from Synechococcus sp. PCC 7335.
AACAACTATCTTGGGATCATCAGTCGTAGTGGTGGTCATTTATTGACACTGATCAACGACGTACTCTCGATGTCCAAAATTGAAGCAGGGCGGCTAACACTTGATCCTACCTGTTTCGATTTACGCTATCTGCTACGCACACTTGAAGAAATGCTTTCTATGCGAGCAGAAGCTAAAGCGATTACGTTATCTGTGCAGGTTGATCAAGCAGTTCCTCAATTTGTTAAGACCGACGAGGCTAAGCTTCGACAGGTGCTGGTAAATCTAGTAGGCAACGCAATTAAGTTTACGCCCACAGGCAGCGTAACGCTATCGGTTTCCTGTGAAAATATCCCTTCATTATACCGACTTAATTTCAGCATTGTAGATACAGGCGTCGGTATCTCTGCTGAAGATCTCTCATGCCTTTTCGATCCCTTTTTTCAGGCGTCTAGAACCCGAACGGCTCATCAGGGAACTGGTTTAGGTCTAGCGATCAGTCAGCGCTTTGTACAGATGATGGGCGGTGAGATCAACGTCGAGAGCATCGTTGATCAAGGCTCGACGTTCTCCTTCTCTATTCAAGCGCAGCCCGCAGAGCTAGACGAGCTGCCGACCGCTCCTATCGGCACGGTGGTGTCACTAGCGCCTGGTCAGCGGACCTATCGAATTTTGGTGGTAGAAGATGTGGATTCAGCTCGAAGTCTGATGCTGGCGCTGCTATCCCCGATAGGGTTTGAGGTGCAGGCAGTGACCAATGGTGAAGAGGCGATCGCAGCTTTCAAGTCCTGGTGCCCTGATCTAATCTGGATGGATATGCGGATGCCCATTATGGACGGCTACGAGGCGACTAAACAGATTCGAGCGATCGCTGCCAACCAAGATATTTCTACCAAGATTATTGCCGTCACAGCTAGCGCCTTTGAAGAAGAACGCGCTCAGGCTTTGGCCTGCGGATGCGATGATCTCGTGCGTAAGCCATTTGATACTCAGACCATCTTTGAAAAAATGACTGAGCAGCTAGGCGTGCAATACCTGTATAGCTATGACCTGGCTAGATATAGCTCAAGCAGTGATATTCCTACACTACCTCAAAACCTGAGCGCTCCAAGCTTAGCCGCACATGAGCCAAACGACCAGTCGGCTTCATTTTCCCGTCCAGCCAAACCGCTGCAGCCAGAAGATATGACTGTCATGCCCGCTGCCTGGCGAGCCAAGTTCCAGAAGGCGGCCATAGCAGTCGATGCCGAACAACTCTATCAACTCATCAGCCAAATTCCAGAGAGCAACGATCAGCTAGCCGCCTCGCTTACCCAAATGACTCAAAACTTTTGCTTCGATGAGCTTATTGAATTGACCTAAGACCTATGCTTGATCCTTCATCGCTTCCTGTCAATCCGACAGCTGTCAAGACTACCCACCTAAGCCAGAGGCACTCAACAGAGGTCAGGCCAATCAAAGCCGACATTCTTGTCATTGATGACACCCCTGAAAACCTACACCTACTCTCCACCATGCTCAGCGAACGGCAGTATAAGGTGCGTAGTGTGACGAAGGGATCAACAGGATTAAGAGGGGCGATCGCCGCGCCGCCCGACTTAATTTTGCTAGATATCAACATGCCTGAAATGAATGGCTATGAGGTTTGTGAGCAGCTAAAGGCCCATGAAACCACTTGTGATATTCCCGTCATCTTTATCAGCGCTCTAGGCGACGTTCTAGATAAAGTCAACGCCTTCAACGTCGGTGGTGTTGATTTTATCACCAAGCCTTTCCATGTAGATGAAGTCCTCGCTCGCATTCAAACCCATCTCACTCTGCACCGTCTACAGCAGCAGCAACAGGCTCATACGCTACGCTTACAGCAAGAGATAGACAACCGTCGGCGCGCTGAAGAAACCTTCAAAAAGTCTTTTAACGCTAGCCCTAGTCCGATTGCGGTTACCAGACTCAGTGATGACACTTTCATCGCTGTTAATCCTAGCTTTTTGCGTTTGAGCGGATACTCGCAGCCTGAGATAATGGGGAAAACAACTGCTGAACTAGCGATGTGGCAAGACCAATCCCATTATCAAGCAGCGATTTCTCAAGTCTCTTTGAACGATTCTTTTGACAACGAAGAACTAGAGTATAAGACCAGACAAGGAGACTTAAGAATTGTGCTGGCCTCGATCAAGAAAATCGTACTTGATGGCGAACCCTGCGCTTTGACCATTATCAACGACATCACCGAGCGTAAACGATTGGAGAACGAGTTTATTTCTGTCGTTAGCCACGAGCTACGTACCCCTATGCACTCGCTTGCAGGCGCATTAGATCTGCTGAGCACTGGCGAGCTAGGCGTGCTAACAGAGCAGGGCCAGCAAATTCTCTCAGTAGCGACTACGAACGCAGAGCGACTGATTCGCCTAGTTAATGACATCCTCGATTTAGAGCGGCTAAAGTCCGGCAAAATGAGCGTCAATCGCTCTAATTGCAATATCGCCAATTTAGTCACGCAGGCGGTAGAGTCAATGCAAGCCATGGCAGATAATGCTCAAGTGCAACTGCAGGTACAGTCGATGTCCGTACCTGTGACTGTAGATTGCGATCGCATTCTCCAAACCCTGACTAATCTGCTGAGCAATGCCATCAAATTCTCTCCCGCTGGTGGCACAGTACTGCTAACAGTTGAGTTGGATAAACCTACTCTAGAAGAACCTGCTTCGAGCAACACGCTTCAAACAGTTCCTCAGCTTCATATCACCCTAAGCGATCAAGGTAGAGGAATTCCCTTTGAGCAATTAGAAACTATTTTTGAAAGATTTCAGCAAGTGGATGCGTCCGACTCTCGCAGAAAAGGCGGAACTGGACTAGGGCTCGCCATCTGTCGCCAGATTCTCCAGCAGCATGGAGGTCGAATTTGGGCAGAAAGCACACTAGGTCAAGGCAGTACTTTTCACGTTTGTCTGCCTACAGGCTCACCTGTCTAGAGAATATTGTCTAAAGAAGATAGAAACGATTTAGGAGAAAGGGCAGCTGATGTCTAAAACCGTGTTGATTGTAGATGATGAAGCGGATGCCCTAGCGATCGCCGTGCTAGCCCTACAGATGAAAACTGACTGGATATTGCTCCAGGCTAGCAGCGGACACCAGGCCTTGGAAATTATCCTAGAGCAAAAGCCGGATCTAATCTTGCTCGATATGATGATGCCAGATATGGACGGCCGCGCCACGCTGAAAAAAATTAGAGAAAAGTATGACTCCCAGGCCCTGCCGGTGATCTTAGTAACAGCTAAAGTTCAGCCAATTTCTCAAACGGGTATTGATCCAAACGATGTTACCACTGTGTTTATCAAGCCCTTTCGCCCGCTAGAACTAGCCGACCAGATTCGAACCGTCTTAGGTTGGTCAAACTAACTGAGCTATTTCTGTCCTAGTGGAAGTGAAACGAACGTGTTGGTAGCCGACTACCGTGATCAGAGCGAATAACAGAAACCTTTCGCGAAGTAAGCATGCATACAGATGCTATACCTCTTACCTCCATCATCTTTCTAATCACGGCAGAAGACCCAGCTATCCGTTGTTGAAAGCGATTTGTTGAAAGTGTAGCCATCGCTATCGAATCCTTTGATAAGTGTGGGGTTATCGATGCGATTGCGAATTACAAAATCTACCATCAGTCCTCTAGCTCGCTTAGCGTGGATAGCGATAGTTTTATAGATGCCCGCTTTGTTTTCCTTGAACTCAATATTTAGGATTTTCGCCTTGATAGACTTTTGTTGAATTGCCTTGAAATATTCGTTCGAGGCCAGATTCAATAGACAGGGTTCGCTTTCTTTTACTAGCTCAGCATTGATCAGATCAGAGATTCGTTCACCCCAAAATTCGTAGAGATTCTTACCTTTCTTGGTTGCTAGCTTGGTACCCATCTCTAAGCGATAGGGCTGCATTAGATCGAGTGGACGCAGAACGCCGTAGAGACCTGATAAGATTCTTAGATGATCTTGGGCAAACGTGAGATCGTCTTCGTCATAGTCCTCTATATGGATGCCTTTATAAACATCTCCATCAAAAACTAGCAGAGCCTGTTTAGCATTCTCTAGGGTAAAGGGCGTTTGGAAGTCTTGGTAGCGCTGGTAGTTTAACTGGGCCAGCTTATCGCTAATCTTCATTAGCTCTGAGAGCTGCGCTTGATCGTAGCTGCGGAGTTCTTTGACAAGCTGTTCGCTTTGGTCTAGAACGACAGGCTGAGTGAAGTGAGGATAGTTAGCTCCTGTGTAGTTTAAAGTTTTGGCAGGGGAAATGACCGTCAACATCGATACCGACTCCTTTGAACCGCTTTGCACTAGCGCTAGATTACACCGCGGTACAATACAGGATGATAGCTATTTTGATGATTATCCATGACCTTGGAGCCAGGGCAAATCCCCCAGCCTGATACTTCGACTTCTGATGATGTCCGATTGAATGATGGTGAAAGAGACGGTAGAGAGAATGACATAAGCAGTCTAACTACTTCAGATGACAAGCCGGACACTACCCGCTCAGCGCTCAACCGATTGAACAATGCCGAAAAGAAAGCCCAGGCGGATGCTGAAATGGCTAGCGGACAGTTTCTCTTTGAAAGAGGACGCTACAAACAAGCGATCACGCATTTTCAGACTGCCCTATCCCTTTCTAACCCGGTAGGTAGCCGAGGGGGTGAAATCCAGCTATGGCTAGTCAACGCCTATATCGCTAGCGGTAGGGAGGAAGAAGGACTAGCCCTTTGCCGCAAGCTAATTATGCACCCTGATCTAGATACCAAACAGCAGAGCAAACGTATCCTCTACATTCTAGAAGCTCCTGAGCTAGAGCTAAAGCCAGAGTGGGTGACGAAGATCCCAGATTTGGCAAATATGGATGACGATACCCAGATTCGCTACGCCCAAAGGCCTAAGAGGCCTCGCCGTCGTAAGCCTAAGTCCGAACCAGAACCGCTTGATCTAAGCGAGGTAAACACTGCCGATAATCAATTTGTCTGGATTGCCCTACTCGGTATCGCCTTGACCCTAGGCGGTCTGTTCTGGCTCAGCTAGCTGTCCCTATTTAGCGCTTTTTAGCGCTTGGATACCTAGCCAACTTTATAGAAGCCTCTACAGAGGCTATTTATGTAGGCAGCGGGCAAGTGTAGGGACAAAATGAACGTACGTACGGTGAGTTAGATCTTTGGCTAAGTCGACCCAGATACGGAGTTTGACGGCATCTTTAGCATAGGGCTGCTGGATAAAAAGGGCAGGCTTTACGCGATCCGATGGCCGCTTTTTATGACTCGAGTAAGGCGAGGGACAGGCGCTTTGTGCGCCGGGCTATATCCCACACAGAGAAGGTCGGCGAGTTTGTCCGTTTCGAGGCTGCCGCGATCACTCTCTAGCTGAATGGCGATCGCACCGTTAATCGTTACTGGCTTCATAGTCTCGTAGATAGGTTTACCCGTCACTTCAGCCATCACAAAAACAGATTGCAGCAAACTATGCGGCACATAGTCCGATGAAATTAGATCGACAAGATCTCGCTTCACTAGCTCCATTGCCGACACGTTCCCAGAATGAGAACCGCCTAAGACCAGGTTTGGCGCACCCATCAGAACCTGAAGATTATGAGATCTAGCTGCTTTGGCGGCGGTGAGTGTAGTCGGAAACTCAGAGATATTTACCCCTTCGCTAACGGCTTGCTCAACATGTTCTACGGTGGCATCGTCGTGGCTAGCGATAGAGAGCTGATGTTTGCTAGCTAGAGAAATGAGACCTTTTCGGCTTTTGTCCGCGTATATCTTCTGCGCTTCGATTCTCTCTTTAATGAACTCATCAACTTGGTCAGCGCGAAGGCCGTGCTTGCCCATATAGTATTCTCTGAACTTGTCAAGCTTAGCAAACTGACGTTGACCTGGCGTGTGGTCCATCAGCGAGATGAGCGAAAGCGCAGGATAGTCTACATAGTCACTGACAATATCAGCAACCATCTCGTAGGCAAGTTCGCAGCGCAGGTGCAGGCGATGGTCAATTAAGAGTTCCTCGGCCGCTTGGCGATCGCGCACCGCTTGAATCATATTGTCGTAGTCTGTTTTGCGAACCGATTCGCCAGGGGTGACATCACCGATGGCGATCGCATCACAAACTGTCGTAATACCTGCAGCAGCAAGATCTCTATCGTGATAGGTAACCGCCGCTTCGAGCGGCCAGCGAATGCCAGGGCGCGGAGTGATACAGCGCTCTAGATTATCGGTATGCAGCTCTATCAGGCCTGGTAGGAGATAGTCCCCCTCTCCATCGATGATGTGGCTGTTGTTGAGGTGACTACTATTAGAAGAGGGCAATAAGTCAGGCTGAATATCGGCAATCAGACCATCTCGAACAACCAGCGTTCCTAGAACTTCTTCGGTGGGGAGCTGAAGGCGATAGTTCGTGTAGATACTTTCTTTCATAGTTGGTAGCTGGTACGGTTCTATCTAGATTTAGCTATTCGGCTAGCGCAATCAGGAAGTCTCAATCATGCAGTGCGAAGGTTAAGGATTGGTTGCAAACCTGATTTCTCACGGACTCATCGTGGAAGATTCCAATCAGCGCACAGCCTTGTTGCTTCTTTTCTTCTATGAGCTGGACAATGACCCTACGATTATCAGCATCTAAGGCCGAGGTGGGTTCATCTAAAAGCAGGATGGGATAGTCGTCTGCAAAGGCTCTAGCAACGTTGACGCGCTGCTTCTCACCGCCGGAGAATGTTGTTGGAGAAACGCTCCACAGTCGTTCGGGCAGATTGAGACGAGAGAAAAGAGATCGCACCTTCTCCTTTGCCATCGCAGGTGAAATACCAGAATCTACCAGGGGCTCTGCGGCGACATCTATTGCCGATACGCGAGGAATTACTCTTAGAAATTGACTCACATACCCGAGAGAATAGCGCCGAATATCCATCAGTTCATGTGTCTGAGCGGTCACAACGTCGTGCCACTGGCCTCTGTGCTTGATCCAAACTTCGCCCCTGTCTACTTGGTAGTTAGCGTAGAGCGATCGCATAAAAGTCGACTTTCCCGATCCTGATGCCCCTTCTAGCGCAACGCAATCACCCGGCTTCACGGTCAGCGAAACCCCTTCCAACACCGGAAAGTGGATACCGCCTTGATTATGAAGCGTGAATCCTTTGTATAGGCTGCGGGCGCAAAGCAGTGCTTCATCAGGGAGCAGCGGCGGCACAGGAGAAGATATAGGTAAGCGTTCGAGTAGCTGAGCTGGATCGGACATGCTGTAAAGACCTATGGGACGAGCGTAGCGCTGATAAGCGATTGAGTATACGGATGGTGCGGGTCGTCGAGGACTTGATCGGTAAGCCCTTGTTCTACGACTTTGCCGCGATTCATCACGAGCAGACGATGGGCGAGCAAGCGAATAACGCCGATATCGTGGGTAACTAGAATGACGCTAAGATTGAGGCTGCGCACAAGCTGACGCATTAGATCCAACAGTCTGGCCTGCACCGATACGTCTAGCCCCCCTGTCGGTTCGTCCATCAGTACAAGACGAGGCTGAGTGACCAGAACGCGGGCAAGCTGAAGGCGCTGCTGCATCCCACCAGAAAACGTACCAGGCAAATCGTCCATTCGACTGGTTGGAATCTCCACCTGTTCGAGCCAGCGTCTCGCTTCGGTGCGGATGTTGCCATAGTGCCGATGCCCCACATCCATTAAGCGTTCGCCAATGTTCGCACCTGCGGTCACTTTCATTCGCAGTCCGTCGGAAGCGTGTTGGCGCACAAACCCCCATTCGTTTCGCATTAGCCAGCGGCGGTCGGATTCAGAAATGCTGAAGATATCGAGCGCTTTGTCGCTGCCGTTCCGAGGGCTGCGGTAGGTGACTTGGCCGCTATCCGCAGGAATATGACGAGCGATCACACTTAACAGAGTGGACTTACCCGAACCGGATTCACCAATAATGCCGAGAATTTGTCCTGGATAGAGAGAAAAGGAAATGCGATCGCACGCCCGCACCGAGCCATATGTTTTACTGATGTTGCTCACTTCTAAAAGCGGTTTCATTTCTCACCTGCCTGTTTAATCGCAGTCTGCATACGGTTGCAATAGTCCGTATCAGAACAAATCCACAAACGCCCACCATCGTTATCAACGACGACCTCGTCCAGATAGCTTGCTGTAGAACCGCAAAACTCACAGGGCTTGTCCCACCGCTCTACGCTGAACGGATGGTCCTCAAAGCCCAAGCTTTTTACAGAGGTGTAGGGTGGCACTGCATACAGCCTCTTCTCCCTACCCGCCCCAAAAAGCTGCAGCGCCGGATTCATATCTAGCTTGGGATTATCAAAGCGAGGAATTGGGCTAGGCCGCATCATATAGCGATCATTTACTATCACCGGATAGTCATAGGCAGTGGCGATATGCCCAAAGCGCGTGATATCTTCGTAGAGCTTCACGTGCATTGCACCGTATTCACTCAAAGAATGCATTTTGCGCGTTTCTACTTCCGAGGGTTCAATCCACCGCAGCGGCTCTGGAATTGGAACCTGATAAACTATCGTTTGTCCTTCTTTTAGCGGCGTCTCGGGAATGCGATGGCGAGTTTGAATCACGGTCGCTTCTGTTGTTTTTTCAGTCGTTTCTATGCCGCACACTTTCACAAAAAAGCGTCGAATATTCACCGCATTGGTCGTATCGTCCGCACCTTGGTCAATCACTTTGAGCGTATCGTTTGCGCCAATCACAGAAGCGGTGACCTGAATACCCCCAGTTCCCCACCCATAAGACATCGGCATCTCACGCGAGCTAAACGGGATTTGATGGCCGGGAATAGCAATAGCTTTAAGCAGACTACGGCGAATAGATCGTTTTGTTTGCTCATCCAAGTAAGCAAAGTTAAAACCTGGCTCTACGCTGCTTGTCGCGTCAGGCAACTTTGTTATCATGACTAATACCTCCATCCGATACGCCAATCTGCTGAGAATCTATCTGCTGAGATGACGACTTATCAGCTTCGTACTCTTCTCTCATCTTGCGAACCAGATTCAGCTCCGCTTGGAAGTCAATATAGTGCGGCAGCTTCAGGTGTTGAACAAACCCCTGCGCCTCGACGCTATCACTATGAGAAAGAACGAACTCCTGCTGCTGGGCTGGTCCTTTAATCTCCTCTCCAAATTCCTTTGCTCTCAGCGAGCGATCGACTATCGCCATTGCCATTGCCTTGCGTTCGTTGTAGCCAAAGGTTAGACCATACCCCCGTGTGAACTGGGGCGCTAGCTGCTTCGATCCTTTAAACTGATTCACCATTTGCACCTCGGTCACGGCTACTGTACCAAGGCAAACTTCAAATCCTAGCTCTTCTGGGCAAATCACAACCTCCACTTCACCCATCCGAATCTCGCCCGCGAACGGATGACTGTTGCCATAGCCACGTTGCGAGGAGTAGGCCAGACTGAGCAGAAACCCCTCGTCAGCGCGGGTAAGATTTTGCAGGCAAGCATCACGAGAAGCTGGAATGTGCAAAGGCTGACGGGTCAGATCGAAGGGTTCTGGCACCGAGTTCTCATCTAGTGGTGGCTCTGACTGGATGAGTCCTTCATGCCCAAGCACATCTAATGCTCTAGGTGTTTCTGTAGATGACGACTCTTTTCTGGGGAAAGTCGGCATATTATCTTCGGCCGCAAGCTTAAAATCTAGCAGTCGGTGAATGTAGTCAAAGGTAGGACCAAGCATCTGACCACCTGGAATATCTTTGAAGATAGAAGAGATCCGGCGTTGGATAGACATTGCATTGGTGTCTATCGGCTGACTGTAGTAGAAGCGGGGAAGTGTGGTGCGGTAGGCTCGCAGTAAAAAGATAGCTTCAACAAGGTCGCCCCAGGATTGTTTGATAGCTAGAGCGGCTAAGTCTGGGTCGTAGAGGCTGCCTTCGCACATGACTCGATCTACAGCCAGACTCATCTGTTGTTTTATTTGGGAAAGGCTGAGTTCAGGAAGGGTATGTTCGCCCCTGCGACGGGCCTTTAGCAAAGCTTCCGCATTCCGAATTGCCTTTTCGCCCCCTTTTACAGATACGTAGGACATAGGCTTAACTGTGAACGTGAGTAGTACGAGGCAGACCAGCAACAGAATCATGAGCAAACATAAAGCAGTCCAGGCCACGAGGATAGAGAGTATTGTTTTCGGGCCACTGCTTCCAAAAGGCAGCAGGCAATCTAGGCGAAAAAGAAAGACTTCCCAAAATGCCAGGACCATTAAGTTGCTTAGATTCACCACCATCAAGTCCTTTGACCTGAACAAGTAGCGTCGTGGAGCGTTCAGGACATTCAGCACTTCCCCAATTGAAAGCGCTCAAATCAATTTCTGAAGAAAAGTTTGCAACAACGGCGAAATCGGCCTCACTGGGGTCTGTTGTAAATCGGCATCCCGTATGAAAACGCAGCCAGTTTCGCACCGACGTTGGTAAGCTAGGCTGCAACCAAACAGCGGTTTCTATATCAACAAGTGAAAGGCAAGCCGCGGCGCAAATAGGGGTAAGACCATCAGGTGCAGTGATATCTACTCGAAGGCGGTAAGGACGCCCGGGATGAGAGAGCGCTTCTAACAGATTTTTGAAGGTACATTGAGCGTCATGGACTGTGTCTTGGAAGCCAGGCAGTATCGCTGCGCTCATGACTACTCTCCTCTAAGCAAGGTGAAGAACTCGACTTGCGTAGCGGCTGTCTGCTGCTGAGTTTCCCGACTGTGACGCTGATAGGCTGCTTGCAGCGGCGCTATGACAGTGGACTTTATCTGGTAATGCCACCGATGCTGCTGTAGTAGTGCGTCACAGACAGCGGCAAGCTCAGCGTGGATTTGAGAGCGGCCCGCCACATATCCAAACCCAGATGATTCTTCATCTGATTTTGTGCCTACAGATGTTGTGAGCTGAACGACACATCGGGTCACTGTCATCTCTCCTAAATTAAAGGCCTCACCCCCGCCGCCTGCCCTGCCGCGTACCATCGTCAGGCCGACTTCGGGCGATCTCAAAAAACGATACTTAGGTAAATCACCCAAATTTCTCACACACTGCTCTAATAGGTCCAAAGGCGCTTTCGCTAATACAGCCATCCATGCCTGTCTGTCTGCTCTATTCATAGTCATAGATACTCTAGTTGTAACCGGCTAGACTAATTAGCCTAGATGTATAGACAATTTGGATTAGGATTAGAGTATGCCGTATGCTTTCAAATTCTGCAAGACTTTCTCGGCACTAAGTGTTGTCGAATACATCTCGACTCAAATACATTTTGACTAAATTGATGATTCACTCCGCCGCACCGCTATACGTGCAGATTGCACAGCAGCTCCGCAACAACATTCAGGCGGGTGTGTACAAAGTGGGCGATCGCCTTCCTCCAGAATCACAGCTATCACAGCAGTTCAGTGTCAACCGCAACACCATCCGACAGGCCATATCACTGCTCAAGCAAGAAGGACTGCTGCGCTCCCAACGCGGTAGCGGCACCTTTGTGGCCGCGCCCATCCGCTACGCCATCGGTCAGCGAGTGCGTTACAACGAAGCGCTCAAAGCGCAGGGACATAGTGCCGCTTTTACTCTTATCAGAGCAGTTGAAGTCTCAGCTGATGTCTCGGTAGCGAAGAAATTGAGTATCGAGCAAGGCGCGCCTGTTGCTCATGTAGAGCGCTTAGGAACGGCAGACGACGAACCGATCAGCGTCGGCAGTGGCTACTTCCCGCTGGCACGATTCCCCGATCTATTGAGCGAAGAGAGCATATCGTATTTGGTAGAAGTTGGCTCGATTTCTCGGTGGCTACGTGATCGCTACGCAATAGACCATATCCGCCTAAGCACGTCAGTATCCGCAAGGCTTGTACAGCCGCGCGATGCCAAAATGCTAGAGCTGCCACTCAATCAAGCTATCTTACTGGCAGAGTCGGTGAACGCAGACCAGCAAGGACGACTGATTGAAT
It includes:
- a CDS encoding hybrid sensor histidine kinase/response regulator — translated: MTPKAIHSQPHHTQPGQSGFAARIARSFLLLALIAVGMVGTVAYVRGRRALEEAAYNRLSVTATLKEKEITRWLVACEEDFLLIASFPTVETELQTLLTNPAESAAYQRAYQRLSAYLEEIQNQKPKFTDISIQNRANQIVLSTNPELEGKYEISTNLTEVEEVEAGETFAPIFYVSPKTGKPAITYATKVLDTEGNRQGMILANLNLKRIDDIISERTGLSDTGETYLVGLLANKTAFISREGTDNPLAQSPQSEGIAAAFERQNGEGLYDNYLGKPVIGVYRWLSGQDLALLAEMSQQEAFLPARRLAITLTIVGLGSAAILLLGVNRLVRQLSRSRLQIESYSQQLEKTALAANTANKAKSEFLANMSHELRTPLNAILGFTQLMQSDHANTTYFQKERSSDYNNYLGIISRSGGHLLTLINDVLSMSKIEAGRLTLDPTCFDLRYLLRTLEEMLSMRAEAKAITLSVQVDQAVPQFVKTDEAKLRQVLVNLVGNAIKFTPTGSVTLSVSCENIPSLYRLNFSIVDTGVGISAEDLSCLFDPFFQASRTRTAHQGTGLGLAISQRFVQMMGGEINVESIVDQGSTFSFSIQAQPAELDELPTAPIGTVVSLAPGQRTYRILVVEDVDSARSLMLALLSPIGFEVQAVTNGEEAIAAFKSWCPDLIWMDMRMPIMDGYEATKQIRAIAANQDISTKIIAVTASAFEEERAQALACGCDDLVRKPFDTQTIFEKMTEQLGVQYLYSYDLARYSSSSDIPTLPQNLSAPSLAAHEPNDQSASFSRPAKPLQPEDMTVMPAAWRAKFQKAAIAVDAEQLYQLISQIPESNDQLAASLTQMTQNFCFDELIELT
- a CDS encoding ATP-binding protein, with translation MLDPSSLPVNPTAVKTTHLSQRHSTEVRPIKADILVIDDTPENLHLLSTMLSERQYKVRSVTKGSTGLRGAIAAPPDLILLDINMPEMNGYEVCEQLKAHETTCDIPVIFISALGDVLDKVNAFNVGGVDFITKPFHVDEVLARIQTHLTLHRLQQQQQAHTLRLQQEIDNRRRAEETFKKSFNASPSPIAVTRLSDDTFIAVNPSFLRLSGYSQPEIMGKTTAELAMWQDQSHYQAAISQVSLNDSFDNEELEYKTRQGDLRIVLASIKKIVLDGEPCALTIINDITERKRLENEFISVVSHELRTPMHSLAGALDLLSTGELGVLTEQGQQILSVATTNAERLIRLVNDILDLERLKSGKMSVNRSNCNIANLVTQAVESMQAMADNAQVQLQVQSMSVPVTVDCDRILQTLTNLLSNAIKFSPAGGTVLLTVELDKPTLEEPASSNTLQTVPQLHITLSDQGRGIPFEQLETIFERFQQVDASDSRRKGGTGLGLAICRQILQQHGGRIWAESTLGQGSTFHVCLPTGSPV
- a CDS encoding response regulator is translated as MSKTVLIVDDEADALAIAVLALQMKTDWILLQASSGHQALEIILEQKPDLILLDMMMPDMDGRATLKKIREKYDSQALPVILVTAKVQPISQTGIDPNDVTTVFIKPFRPLELADQIRTVLGWSN
- the yaaA gene encoding peroxide stress protein YaaA, encoding MLTVISPAKTLNYTGANYPHFTQPVVLDQSEQLVKELRSYDQAQLSELMKISDKLAQLNYQRYQDFQTPFTLENAKQALLVFDGDVYKGIHIEDYDEDDLTFAQDHLRILSGLYGVLRPLDLMQPYRLEMGTKLATKKGKNLYEFWGERISDLINAELVKESEPCLLNLASNEYFKAIQQKSIKAKILNIEFKENKAGIYKTIAIHAKRARGLMVDFVIRNRIDNPTLIKGFDSDGYTFNKSLSTTDSWVFCRD
- a CDS encoding tetratricopeptide repeat protein gives rise to the protein MTLEPGQIPQPDTSTSDDVRLNDGERDGRENDISSLTTSDDKPDTTRSALNRLNNAEKKAQADAEMASGQFLFERGRYKQAITHFQTALSLSNPVGSRGGEIQLWLVNAYIASGREEEGLALCRKLIMHPDLDTKQQSKRILYILEAPELELKPEWVTKIPDLANMDDDTQIRYAQRPKRPRRRKPKSEPEPLDLSEVNTADNQFVWIALLGIALTLGGLFWLS
- a CDS encoding alpha-D-ribose 1-methylphosphonate 5-triphosphate diphosphatase; the encoded protein is MKESIYTNYRLQLPTEEVLGTLVVRDGLIADIQPDLLPSSNSSHLNNSHIIDGEGDYLLPGLIELHTDNLERCITPRPGIRWPLEAAVTYHDRDLAAAGITTVCDAIAIGDVTPGESVRKTDYDNMIQAVRDRQAAEELLIDHRLHLRCELAYEMVADIVSDYVDYPALSLISLMDHTPGQRQFAKLDKFREYYMGKHGLRADQVDEFIKERIEAQKIYADKSRKGLISLASKHQLSIASHDDATVEHVEQAVSEGVNISEFPTTLTAAKAARSHNLQVLMGAPNLVLGGSHSGNVSAMELVKRDLVDLISSDYVPHSLLQSVFVMAEVTGKPIYETMKPVTINGAIAIQLESDRGSLETDKLADLLCVGYSPAHKAPVPRLTRVIKSGHRIA
- the phnL gene encoding phosphonate C-P lyase system protein PhnL — its product is MSDPAQLLERLPISSPVPPLLPDEALLCARSLYKGFTLHNQGGIHFPVLEGVSLTVKPGDCVALEGASGSGKSTFMRSLYANYQVDRGEVWIKHRGQWHDVVTAQTHELMDIRRYSLGYVSQFLRVIPRVSAIDVAAEPLVDSGISPAMAKEKVRSLFSRLNLPERLWSVSPTTFSGGEKQRVNVARAFADDYPILLLDEPTSALDADNRRVIVQLIEEKKQQGCALIGIFHDESVRNQVCNQSLTFALHD
- the phnK gene encoding phosphonate C-P lyase system protein PhnK, which gives rise to MKPLLEVSNISKTYGSVRACDRISFSLYPGQILGIIGESGSGKSTLLSVIARHIPADSGQVTYRSPRNGSDKALDIFSISESDRRWLMRNEWGFVRQHASDGLRMKVTAGANIGERLMDVGHRHYGNIRTEARRWLEQVEIPTSRMDDLPGTFSGGMQQRLQLARVLVTQPRLVLMDEPTGGLDVSVQARLLDLMRQLVRSLNLSVILVTHDIGVIRLLAHRLLVMNRGKVVEQGLTDQVLDDPHHPYTQSLISATLVP
- a CDS encoding alpha-D-ribose 1-methylphosphonate 5-phosphate C-P-lyase PhnJ, with the protein product MITKLPDATSSVEPGFNFAYLDEQTKRSIRRSLLKAIAIPGHQIPFSSREMPMSYGWGTGGIQVTASVIGANDTLKVIDQGADDTTNAVNIRRFFVKVCGIETTEKTTEATVIQTRHRIPETPLKEGQTIVYQVPIPEPLRWIEPSEVETRKMHSLSEYGAMHVKLYEDITRFGHIATAYDYPVIVNDRYMMRPSPIPRFDNPKLDMNPALQLFGAGREKRLYAVPPYTSVKSLGFEDHPFSVERWDKPCEFCGSTASYLDEVVVDNDGGRLWICSDTDYCNRMQTAIKQAGEK